Proteins from a single region of Polyangium spumosum:
- a CDS encoding alkaline phosphatase D family protein: protein MSTPPRPLFLPRRDFLLGSLSALALPSCAGSCGSPGIVTPASARPLLPYGVQTGDPTAAGVVLWSKTDRPARMFVEWGTDERLGDARKLEGPLATAEGDFTARVELQGLPPGRRIHYRVVFEADDAGRARSEPTLGSLRAPPGPGEDVRIVWSGDTAGQHYGIDVARGGMKTYASIAKVMPDLFIHSGDRIYADDPLAESIDLADGSVWKNLVTPAKSKVAETLEEFRGNFAYNFLDENVRRLHAAVPTIVQWDDHEVHNNWFPGQVLADSRYTERRASVLATRAKQAMFEYAPMRQGPIHRLLSYGPRVDVFVLDARSFRGPNGANREEKAPAAALGEAQTTWLREALARSTATWKIIACDQPLALVIPDDATTQEGFANGEGPPLGRELEIASILSFLQEQKIKNVLWVTADVHYAAAHHYHPSRAKFARFDPFWEFVAGPLHAMTFGPAPLDETFGPEVKFQNRRPGDPPVGPEGGKQSFGMLAIDGKSGRLRASLHDGDGNEMWGVEIEAEV from the coding sequence ATGTCCACGCCTCCTCGCCCGCTCTTCCTGCCTCGACGCGATTTCCTCCTCGGCTCCCTCTCCGCGCTCGCGCTCCCCTCCTGCGCGGGCTCGTGTGGCTCGCCCGGGATCGTGACGCCCGCGTCGGCGCGGCCCCTGCTTCCGTATGGCGTGCAGACCGGTGATCCCACGGCCGCCGGCGTCGTGCTCTGGAGCAAGACGGACCGGCCGGCGCGTATGTTCGTGGAATGGGGGACCGACGAGCGGCTCGGCGACGCGCGAAAGCTCGAGGGCCCGCTCGCCACGGCGGAGGGCGATTTCACGGCCCGCGTGGAGCTCCAGGGCCTGCCGCCCGGGAGGCGTATCCATTATCGTGTGGTCTTCGAGGCGGACGACGCGGGGCGCGCCCGGAGCGAGCCCACCCTCGGATCGCTGCGCGCGCCGCCCGGGCCGGGGGAGGACGTGCGGATCGTGTGGTCGGGCGATACGGCGGGGCAGCATTACGGGATCGACGTGGCCCGCGGCGGGATGAAGACGTATGCCTCGATCGCGAAGGTAATGCCGGATCTGTTCATTCATTCGGGCGACCGGATCTACGCGGACGACCCGCTCGCGGAGTCGATCGATCTCGCGGATGGGTCTGTCTGGAAGAACCTCGTCACGCCGGCGAAGTCGAAGGTCGCCGAGACGCTGGAGGAGTTCCGGGGCAATTTCGCGTACAACTTCCTCGACGAGAACGTGCGGCGCCTGCACGCGGCCGTGCCGACGATCGTGCAATGGGACGATCACGAGGTGCACAACAACTGGTTCCCGGGGCAGGTCCTCGCGGATTCGAGGTACACGGAGCGGCGGGCGTCGGTGCTGGCCACGCGCGCGAAGCAGGCCATGTTCGAGTATGCGCCGATGCGGCAGGGGCCCATTCATCGCTTGCTCTCGTACGGGCCACGCGTGGACGTGTTCGTGCTCGACGCCCGGAGCTTCCGGGGCCCGAATGGGGCGAATCGGGAGGAGAAAGCGCCGGCCGCGGCGCTCGGCGAGGCGCAGACGACGTGGCTCCGGGAGGCGCTCGCGCGGTCGACGGCGACGTGGAAGATCATCGCCTGCGATCAGCCGCTCGCCCTCGTGATTCCGGACGACGCCACGACGCAGGAGGGGTTCGCGAACGGGGAGGGGCCGCCGCTCGGGCGCGAGCTGGAGATCGCCTCGATTCTTTCGTTTCTTCAGGAGCAGAAGATCAAGAACGTCCTGTGGGTCACGGCGGACGTGCATTACGCAGCGGCGCACCATTATCATCCTTCGCGGGCGAAGTTCGCGAGGTTCGATCCCTTCTGGGAGTTCGTCGCCGGGCCGCTCCACGCGATGACGTTCGGGCCCGCGCCGCTCGACGAGACGTTCGGGCCGGAGGTGAAGTTCCAGAACCGAAGGCCCGGGGATCCGCCGGTGGGGCCGGAGGGGGGCAAGCAGTCGTTCGGGATGCTCGCGATCGACGGCAAGAGCGGGCGGCTCCGCGCGTCGCTGCACGACGGAGACGGCAATGAAATGTGGGGCGTCGAGATCGAGGCGGAGGTTTAA
- a CDS encoding OmpA family protein, which produces MAILRTSKVAPWALLALVCGCGGAGAQTNPDAPAPETTAEATPEAPPPATTDEAPKPEPAEAPAPAPAEDKPAPAELAEAPKAPSISCEPKAGAAAAGPKKKLEISVDRSRVDIEAHRLEVKLTRPACKVELQVIGESGKVLANAAKGFDGAAPGTALAVDWSPIRAETVSRIEVWGHDTEGNYVGVAITPWNVKIDHEEVNFETDSDKIRDSEVPKLEASLDKVKDALTKHKDLKGISLFIAGHTDTVGSPEHNLTLSRKRARAIAAWFRGRGLKIQVAYEGFGEHSPIVKTGDEVAEAKNRRVDYILALDPPRLPQGPVTFGWKAL; this is translated from the coding sequence ATGGCGATCCTCCGAACCTCCAAGGTCGCGCCCTGGGCCTTGCTCGCGCTCGTTTGCGGCTGCGGCGGCGCGGGAGCCCAGACGAACCCCGACGCGCCCGCGCCCGAGACCACGGCCGAGGCGACGCCCGAAGCGCCCCCGCCCGCGACGACGGACGAGGCCCCAAAGCCCGAGCCCGCCGAGGCGCCGGCCCCCGCGCCGGCCGAGGACAAACCCGCCCCGGCGGAGCTCGCCGAGGCCCCGAAGGCGCCGTCCATCTCCTGCGAGCCCAAGGCGGGCGCGGCGGCCGCGGGGCCGAAAAAGAAGCTCGAAATCAGCGTGGATCGGTCACGCGTCGACATCGAAGCTCATCGGCTCGAGGTCAAGCTCACGCGGCCTGCGTGCAAGGTCGAGCTCCAGGTCATCGGCGAGTCCGGCAAGGTCCTGGCGAACGCGGCGAAGGGCTTCGACGGCGCGGCGCCTGGCACGGCGCTCGCGGTCGACTGGAGCCCGATCCGCGCCGAGACCGTCTCGCGGATCGAGGTCTGGGGTCACGACACGGAGGGCAACTACGTCGGCGTGGCGATCACGCCCTGGAACGTGAAGATCGACCACGAGGAGGTCAATTTCGAGACCGACTCGGACAAGATCCGCGACAGCGAGGTGCCGAAGCTCGAGGCGAGCCTCGACAAGGTCAAGGACGCCTTGACGAAGCACAAGGACCTCAAAGGGATCTCGCTCTTCATCGCGGGCCACACCGACACCGTCGGCAGCCCCGAGCACAACCTGACCCTCTCGCGCAAACGCGCGCGCGCGATCGCCGCCTGGTTCCGCGGCCGCGGCCTGAAGATCCAGGTCGCCTACGAGGGGTTCGGCGAGCACAGCCCGATCGTGAAGACGGGGGACGAGGTCGCCGAGGCGAAGAACCGCCGCGTCGATTACATCCTCGCCCTCGACCCGCCGCGCCTGCCGCAGGGCCCGGTCACGTTCGGCTGGAAGGCGCTTTAA
- a CDS encoding PDZ domain-containing protein: MSSEPYRTPACPTCSAPHVEQAHICKLCKEPFHLESPGVEACDPCLREACRIVARAAARKPASRRHVKDALMRWVPPTLVVLTLGVLAFSTHVFVHTARRLIELRTSAERVAEHREKPQDKPRDKPRKKRHHKRDATPPAPPTPRAKISLDDESVPALTSVLAALSPEVHDPDALLARVHKLREAGLDIFLVRANLGKALFDSGADLRTRISPVHKGGRAVGVRVSRLGPDSIEALAGVQPGDVLVSVNGYGVDSPERALRGYAASREKGAAVFELLRNGRRVVLDVRWPK; encoded by the coding sequence ATGTCGAGCGAGCCTTACCGCACCCCCGCTTGCCCCACCTGCTCCGCGCCGCACGTCGAGCAAGCGCACATCTGCAAGCTCTGCAAAGAACCCTTCCACCTCGAGAGCCCGGGCGTCGAAGCCTGCGACCCTTGCCTGCGAGAGGCCTGCCGTATCGTCGCGCGCGCCGCCGCCCGAAAGCCCGCTTCGCGCCGCCACGTCAAAGACGCCCTCATGCGCTGGGTTCCGCCCACGCTCGTCGTGCTCACCCTGGGCGTCCTCGCGTTCAGTACGCACGTCTTCGTGCACACGGCGCGGCGCCTCATCGAGCTGCGCACCTCGGCCGAGCGCGTGGCCGAGCACCGCGAAAAGCCCCAGGACAAACCCCGGGACAAACCACGCAAGAAGCGGCACCACAAGCGAGACGCAACGCCACCCGCGCCGCCCACCCCGCGCGCGAAAATCTCCCTCGACGACGAGAGCGTCCCGGCCCTCACGAGCGTGCTCGCCGCGCTCTCGCCCGAGGTCCACGATCCCGACGCCCTGCTCGCGCGCGTCCACAAGCTGCGCGAGGCCGGCCTCGACATCTTCCTCGTGCGCGCGAACCTCGGCAAGGCCCTCTTCGACAGCGGCGCCGACCTCCGCACGCGCATCAGCCCGGTCCACAAGGGCGGGAGGGCCGTCGGCGTGCGTGTCTCGCGGCTCGGCCCCGACTCGATCGAGGCGCTCGCGGGCGTGCAGCCGGGCGACGTCCTCGTCTCCGTCAATGGCTACGGCGTCGATAGCCCCGAGCGCGCGCTCCGCGGCTACGCGGCCTCCCGCGAAAAGGGGGCCGCGGTCTTCGAGCTCCTCCGCAATGGCCGCCGTGTGGTCCTCGACGTCCGCTGGCCGAAGTGA